A region of Vanessa cardui chromosome 1, ilVanCard2.1, whole genome shotgun sequence DNA encodes the following proteins:
- the LOC124531814 gene encoding cytochrome P450 4C1-like isoform X1 encodes MFWTVLFFLVLFMMLCYYIEYLLKDEKFDKIPGPKGRFLIGNGYECLMESAQFFAYFRNLASQYKDICKYRIFNVKFVLLYNPEDIETILTNTKYNDKGYIYSFLRPWLKDGLLISDGMKWHQRRKILTPAFHFNILRHFSTILVENSERFVEGLRSETDKSKTDIYSFIAGMTLNSICETAMGTSLDKEKKVIGTKYKDAIHTLGTYILYRAQRFWLHPMALFKLSAVGRSQKKTLNEISSFRDHVIKQRRQNGTYKNLYTDVMNERENDLIGQKKRLAMLDLLLETEEKGDIDIEGINEEVDTFMFEGHDTTASALQFAFMLIANHPEVQDKILEECWQIFGASDRKPTMSDLADMKYLECCIKETLRLYPSVYFISRYCKQEIKLKNYECPAGSDCSILIFDLHRRNDQFVEPLKFRPERFQEEPTWHPFAYIPFSAGPRNCIGQKFAMMEMKLVISAVLQRYRLLPVTKPEDLDFIADIILRPKEPIYVKFENR; translated from the exons atgttttggactgtattgttttttttagtgttatttatgATGTTATGTTACTATATCGAATATTTGTTAAAAGAtgaaaaatttgataaaatcccAGGACCGAAAGGGCGATTTCTTATTGGAAATGGATACGAATGTCTAATGGAGTCTG ctCAGTTTTTTGCATATTTCCGCAATTTAGCAAGCCAATATAAAGATATCtgcaaatatagaatatttaatgtaaagtttGTCCTATTATACAACCCAGAGGACATTGAG ACTATACTGactaatacaaaatacaatGATAAAGGATATATTTACAGCTTTCTTCGACCGTGGTTAAAAGACGGCCTGCTTATTAGCGACG GAATGAAGTGGCATCAACGCCGGAAAATTCTGACACCAGCATTCCACTTCAACATTCTCCGACACTTCAGCACCATATTGGTGGAGAACAGCGAGAGGTTCGTGGAAGGTCTTCGGTCAGAAACAGACAAGTCGAAAACGGACATTTACTCTTTCATAGCTGGCATGACATTGAATTCGATATGTG aaacagCAATGGGTACATCCTTAGATAAGGAGAAAAAAGTCATCGGAACAAAATACAAAGATGCAATACATACGCTGGGAACATATATACTTTATAGAGCTCAACGATTTTGGCTCCATCCCATGGCATTGTTTAAATTAAGCGCTGTTGGGAGAAGTCAGAAAAAAACATTGAACGAGATTAGTTCGTTTCGTGACCATGTTATTAAACAAAGGCGGCAAAATGGGACTTACAAGAATTTGTACACAGACGTTATGAACGAGAGAGAGAATGACTTGATAGGTCAGAAGAAACGATTGGCCATGCTCGACTTGTTACTAGAAACGGAGGAGAAGGGAGACATAGATATCGAGGGAATTAACGAGGAAGTCGACACGTTCATGTTCGAG ggCCACGATACAACCGCGAGTGCACTTCAGTTTGCTTTTATGCTGATTGCGAATCACCCAGAAGTTCAG GACAAAATACTCGAAGAGTGCTGGCAAATCTTCGGCGCATCAGATCGGAAGCCTACGATGTCCGACTTAGCAGATATGAAGTATTTGGAATGTTGCATCAAAGAAACCTTAAGGCTCTACCCttcggtttattttatttcaagatatTGCAAACAAGAAATCAAATTGA aAAATTACGAGTGTCCGGCAGGATCGGACTGCTCAATTCTAATCTTCGACTTGCATCGTCGTAATGATCAGTTCGTCGAACCTCTCAAGTTCCGTCCAGAAAGGTTTCAGGAGGAGCCCACTTGGCACCCGTTCGCTTACATCCCATTCAGCGCAGGACCCCGGAACTGcatag GTCAAAAGTTTGCCATGATGGAAATGAAGTTGGTAATATCTGCGGTTCTTCAACGTTACCGGTTGTTACCAGTTACTAAGCCGGAGGACTTGGACTTTATCGCCGATATCATATTACGACCAAAGGAACCCATTTACGTTAAGTTTGAAAATCGCTGA
- the LOC124531814 gene encoding cytochrome P450 4C1-like isoform X2 — protein MFWTVLFFLVLFMMLCYYIEYLLKDEKFDKIPGPKGRFLIGNGYECLMESAQFFAYFRNLASQYKDICKYRIFNVKFVLLYNPEDIETILTNTKYNDKGYIYSFLRPWLKDGLLISDGMKWHQRRKILTPAFHFNILRHFSTILVENSERFVEGLRSETDKSKTDIYSFIAGMTLNSICETAMGTSLDKEKKVIGTKYKDAIHTLGTYILYRAQRFWLHPMALFKLSAVGRSQKKTLNEISSFRDHVIKQRRQNGTYKNLYTDVMNERENDLIGQKKRLAMLDLLLETEEKGDIDIEGINEEVDTFMFEGHDTTASALQFAFMLIANHPEVQDKILEECWQIFGASDRKPTMSDLADMKYLECCIKETLRLYPSVYFISRYCKQEIKLSQKFAMMEMKLVISAVLQRYRLLPVTKPEDLDFIADIILRPKEPIYVKFENR, from the exons atgttttggactgtattgttttttttagtgttatttatgATGTTATGTTACTATATCGAATATTTGTTAAAAGAtgaaaaatttgataaaatcccAGGACCGAAAGGGCGATTTCTTATTGGAAATGGATACGAATGTCTAATGGAGTCTG ctCAGTTTTTTGCATATTTCCGCAATTTAGCAAGCCAATATAAAGATATCtgcaaatatagaatatttaatgtaaagtttGTCCTATTATACAACCCAGAGGACATTGAG ACTATACTGactaatacaaaatacaatGATAAAGGATATATTTACAGCTTTCTTCGACCGTGGTTAAAAGACGGCCTGCTTATTAGCGACG GAATGAAGTGGCATCAACGCCGGAAAATTCTGACACCAGCATTCCACTTCAACATTCTCCGACACTTCAGCACCATATTGGTGGAGAACAGCGAGAGGTTCGTGGAAGGTCTTCGGTCAGAAACAGACAAGTCGAAAACGGACATTTACTCTTTCATAGCTGGCATGACATTGAATTCGATATGTG aaacagCAATGGGTACATCCTTAGATAAGGAGAAAAAAGTCATCGGAACAAAATACAAAGATGCAATACATACGCTGGGAACATATATACTTTATAGAGCTCAACGATTTTGGCTCCATCCCATGGCATTGTTTAAATTAAGCGCTGTTGGGAGAAGTCAGAAAAAAACATTGAACGAGATTAGTTCGTTTCGTGACCATGTTATTAAACAAAGGCGGCAAAATGGGACTTACAAGAATTTGTACACAGACGTTATGAACGAGAGAGAGAATGACTTGATAGGTCAGAAGAAACGATTGGCCATGCTCGACTTGTTACTAGAAACGGAGGAGAAGGGAGACATAGATATCGAGGGAATTAACGAGGAAGTCGACACGTTCATGTTCGAG ggCCACGATACAACCGCGAGTGCACTTCAGTTTGCTTTTATGCTGATTGCGAATCACCCAGAAGTTCAG GACAAAATACTCGAAGAGTGCTGGCAAATCTTCGGCGCATCAGATCGGAAGCCTACGATGTCCGACTTAGCAGATATGAAGTATTTGGAATGTTGCATCAAAGAAACCTTAAGGCTCTACCCttcggtttattttatttcaagatatTGCAAACAAGAAATCAAATTGA GTCAAAAGTTTGCCATGATGGAAATGAAGTTGGTAATATCTGCGGTTCTTCAACGTTACCGGTTGTTACCAGTTACTAAGCCGGAGGACTTGGACTTTATCGCCGATATCATATTACGACCAAAGGAACCCATTTACGTTAAGTTTGAAAATCGCTGA